The following is a genomic window from Solanum lycopersicum chromosome 6, SLM_r2.1.
CCCAGGATTCTACAACTCTTCCCTGTCAATAGAGGATATATAAAGCTAAATGGAGGGTAGTCAGCTGGTATCCACCTCCTCATGGCAAAACAATCCCCTGGGCTAGCAGTGAGCTTCTCCTTTCCCCTATTCAACAAAAATGTTAGCATTGGATCTGCACCAATACTCGCTAATTGAGGAGGAATTGGACCAGTAAGTTGATTATTCGCGAGATTCAACCATAACAAGCTGCTGCAGTTCCCCAACTCTGATGGGATTTCACCACTCAATGAATTGTTTGCAAGCATCAACCACAAAAGTGACCTTAGCTTCCCGAAACTTGGTGGTATTGAACCATTGATCCTATTAGAGGAAAGATCAACAGCCTGAAGTGCTGTAAGATCTCCATATTCTGAAGGTATATTGCCACTAAACTGGTTATGTGCAAGAATCAAAAACTCCAAACCTTTCATCTCAGAAATTTCAACTGGTAATGGACCAGAGAAGTGGTTATCACTTAAGTCCAACCGCGAAAGGTTCACCAAGTTTGGAATTCCTGATGATACTATGCCTCCAGTATATGAGTTCCCGTGCAGCACGAGAAATCTTACCTGTGTCAGTTGCCCGAAAATTTCTTGTATTTCTCCTCCAAAGTTGTTTCTACTTAGGTCCAGAAATACCAATTTGTTTAGGCCTGATAGAGTATCTGGAACATCActtgaaaagttgttacttcCCAAGCAAAGTTCTTTAAGACTATGTACTGATCCAATCCCTCTAGGGATTGACCCTGAAAAGCTATTTCCCCACAAATTCAACTCTACTAATCGCTTACAGTTCGCGATAGATGTAGGCAATTCAccaaagaacctattttctgATAAGTCCAAACCTTGCAAAGAGCAGTTTTGAGTGAAAATCCAGGAAGGCAGAGAGCCACTTAAGTTGTTATGAGATGCTGAAAACATATTCAACATATCAAGCCCGAACGACAGATTCCCTGTCAAATAATTGTAGCTTAGATCAAGATACTTCAGTTTCTTGCAGTGAGAAAATTCAAATCCACTCTCACTAGTGAAATTGTTGTTAGAAATATTTGCAACAGCTAAGTTATCACAAATCTCAGGGATCGTTAGCCCATGAATCCTGTTCATTGTCAAATCAAGAACTTCCAGCTTGTTCAGGCCTGTCAAGTTGAGGTCACCAACAATGATATTGTGTGACAAGTTCAAGAACTTCAGATTTCTACACCAGCCTAAGTCTGATGGAATGGACTCTGAAAATGTGTTCTTGGACAAGTCAAGAGAGTTCAATTCTGTCATGGCTGAGAAGTTATTAAACAACTTCCCAGCCAGATTACTTTCCGAGAGATCGATTCCAGTGACACGATTGATGGAAGTAGTGCATGATATTCCAGGCCATCTACAGGGTGACAAATCTGTAGGATTCCAATGGTTATATTTGAATCCTTTGTCAACAGGATTTTGTTCCTTAAGAAATGACTTCAAGTTCAGCAGCAACTGCTTGTCTGTCTCAATTGAGTCTCCACAAACAAGCCTacctatataatataaatacaagTCAAAATTCTCCCAAAAACAAAACAGAACAACATTTAATGCTTGGTGTTTGGAGTAACACAAACAAGACTGGTCTTATGATTTTgctaagttaaaaataaaaaaatctgtCTTGCTGCATTAAATgttgtttaaaaaattgaatctttttaaTTATGTACAGAATGAGACTCTACTACTAAACTTGATCAAATTAAAGCTATCAAATATGAAatgaggatatatatatatatacatacatacctGTTATGAGAATGAAGAAATTGAGTAATACAATGGGAAGAAAAACATGAGATTCCACTTCAGACATGATAATTAAAATCTTGTTTTCCTCCACTagacaatttattttcttaattctcTGTAGTTACTGTGAGGAATATTaatgcaaaagaagaagaacagtaTCAAATGTGAGGAATAATCATAGGAAAATGCAGATGGACCCAAAACAAAATTGGAACACATGCACgtataatagtaatttttttttaaataattagttatgGCCCATTAGTAGTttaattttgactaaattgactcttttatgtgttatttaaaaataaaaaggttgTTTGTTAAGTTCCAATATAATATAATCTAATGTCATAATTGGAGTAATAATGTTCTTTAAGAGTGTCAAGTCTGTGGGGGCAATTTGCTAAACAAGCCGCCCAACTTGACCTTAATTTTATTACTAGTTCTAGAACTCAATATTGACCATTTTTGACCTCTTTGCTCCTACGGTGAATAGTCGATAAATACTTATTCGcggtatttatattaaattatataaatttagtactataatcaattataaatataataaggtgatctttcaaaattttccaattacagtgcatatatatatatatatatatatatatatatataaatatatattattggtGGGTTAGTtgaagattttcaaatattctctTCAATGATTAGTCCAAATATACATAGTATCCCtcgtttcaatttttttctttttttttatatttgaattgacttattttacgtgttttaaatcaaaataaattatgaacttttttatagtatttgaataaaaataagaataaaaatttaattagttatttttaaagactaaataaaaataaattaaaattcaaaaacatatCCAAACAGATTAATTTCTTAATTACATTCAATATATCCTACCTTCTCTTAATTACATTCAATATATCCTACCTGGCATAGTAATACGATCCAAAAGAGAATTTTAATACATTATACATTTTTAAACATCACAagattcaatttatttattttaaaaatcacaGCAAAATAAACTAAGATACGTAAATTAACTAAAGGCACTTGAAGACGACCTTTCGCGGCAGGCGTTCAAAACATCAAGTGTGAACGCTGAAAaaagtcatgcattattttatttgtacgtaaaaattaaaatttgttcgTCAATTTTGAACTATAAGCCCctttaataattatttgtattattcaACTTGTTTTGAAGGATTTAAATTTATAcgatataacaaaaaatattttttccactATTAGTAAGCCAATTTTTGGTGCATATCAAGTAaacttaattataatttgtgaTTGCATAGTTAGTAGTTACGTTAGTGATTAATTGAAACATAGAACGTACGTACTGAAAATTACTGCTCCATCTAGGGTTTTAATTTATGCTATTTATTTAGGTATATtccttttaaaacaaaattcgTCTAAACATTATTGATGGTGGCTAGCTTAATTCATTACAATACAATATCCCCTGATggaaatatatgatttatttataatattacctAATTAGCATACAAATTATATAGTACTACTAGTTGTTAATTCTTTATGCTATCTTGTAATAAAATATAGTAGTAATAATCTACGTTGCTCAAGTCAAGCCAGTTGGTCCCCACACTCTTATAAAGTAGacgtcataattttttttcaagcatTGAGTTAAtctgaaattattgaattctgATGAATCCACGATTAAAGGGTTGCCTCCGTCCCTTTTATCACTTGGGAGCCGTGTGAGATGAAAGTCTCGTGCACGATTTTGAATGAGAGAAAGAAGTGACCTTCCTACATTGGACATGAACGATCGATGCCACTACATATAGCCATATTGTTCCTAAATcatgttattaattaattacgtTATCAATATTGTCTATTGAAgattaataattcaatatattgGAGTAGCTCGTACACAACCGTGCTGGGCTCTTTGAACTAACAGTGCTGGGCTTCATTTCAACTTCGACAAGGTTGCGTCCATATTGGTTGGCCCAAAATAAGATATTTAAAGCTACTGGACATAATAGTATTCTCTTCGATTCTACaggaattaatataaattaaaccaCAGATAATTGtgaggaaatatttttttaaaaagaaaatacagtTAATTTTCTGTAGGTTGGTAACTTTATTAatcgatttttttctttttaatttatacttTGAATAGGGAAATAATAACATTGGGAAATGAGAATAGAGTTCAATTCTGTGGAAAATATAAAGTTTTAATTCCTCGAAAAAATACAGAATGAATAAATATTAGATACAACGTGAATAGGGGGCATCAATAAAATCTGCAATTCAAATGTCAACCATATATTCtaattacttaatttaattagaaaataaacgTGCTATGACGTGTCAAAGTGTGCTAATTTTTCAACTTTATAAACTACAAAATATTCTCCAATTAGTTTCAATCATCGCACATCATATTCTCTGACCAAAAAGTATAGAGGATTATAAGTACAGATGAataagaatctttttttttttttgacatttcaTATCTAAATAAACCGAAATACCAATAGGCAATAAcgtatcaaaaatataattttacgtATATAAGTCAATAAACTAAGATATGGACTATTTATTTAGACCTTGCAAATATTACGTACTTAatcttatatgatttttttttataattaattaacaaagaaagttatatgtatataaatatattctgttgaatatttatatatgtttaagatgttaatatataatgtaattgagattttttgttaaaaaatcgAATCGTATGAATATAcgtaaacttttttttaaaaaaaatcataactatCAATTTACTATaccataatatattaataataaacttaaaaaatctaattgtatcagataataacataatatttttagaaatcataattttcgaaaatcaaaattttcaaaagataaatACCACCCTttctgaattattttttaaaattaaacaagataaataaaaaaaagaaaaagaaaaaatagaaaaggaaatTGACCCCTAATAGGACAAAATACTATTTCTGGTTCAAATAATGACTTTTTTGATTTATAAAGATGTCGTTCTTTTTGTctgtaaaaaaacaaaacaaaaaactaaGATTTCGTTTCTGACATTCTCTTTGTGTCAGGGATATGCCACGTGTACATAATATAAATTAGATGGTCGAATGTAACGAACAAAGACCGTAACAGGTTCGGGTCAGTTTCCCGAATCCGGTTCTTGTTTCTCTTACGACTTTCTTCATCAATGGCAATGatcatcattttcattgcattttctTAATCCCTAAattctttccatttttttcattcaatttaCTGTCACTTTTCCCTTACTCTAAATCTTTGTCAATacaattttcttcttcatttctttcaatttcaactgagctgctttttttttttttttaacaaaaaccCAGCTCCCCATTTCTGCATTGATCATCGACCGTGTTATTCCATTTgggggattttttttaaaaaaaatgtcgtATTGTGGGAAATTTTTGAGGATCCATTGAGACATTTTAGCGATCAATTGGTGtgcatttggaaagttaaaggAAGGGGGTGGGAAcccaagttttattttttttattttttgatgcgATTGATAGAGAAACGGCGCCATTAGATGGCGCTGTTCAGACGATTCTTCTATAGGAAGCCGCCGGATCGGCTTCTAGAGATCTCTGAACGGGTCTATGGTATGTTTTTTCTCCGCCAAATTATGTTGTTTTTGACATTCCTCTGTTTTTTTGTCGCGTGTTCGATGACCTACATTTTTGCaataacatgaatttttttgggattttggtTGGAAAAGTTCATTTTTACAGAAACAGGGGAATTTCCCGGGAAAAAAGATCTCCAGCTGTTTTTGACACAAAGGCTTATATGATCATCATAGTTAGCTACATTTGGAATGTCTTATCGTTCAGTTTAACTATGAGAATTTCAAAAATTGCTTAATGAgctaaaaatgtatatatagtttttgaaaCAATACTGAAAATCTGATGCTCCATCATTTTGGTAGTTTGCCTAGCTATTGTGCTCTGTTGTAGTTTTTGTATACCTTTTTTTCAGAATGCTTTGTGGCTTTCTTTGTTCGTTCTGCTTTAATATGCTTCTCTTTAAGCCGAGGGTCTATGGGAAACAACCTCTTTACTTCCCAAAATAGGGGTGAGGTTTGGGTACGCTTTACCCTTCCTAGACCCCACTTGTGATATGTTGTTGTTACCAGCTATAATGTTCTGTGACTTGGAAAGTGAACTTCATTTTACAATTTTGAGTGATATCTGTAGAGCTTACTATCTTTATTATCTTAATGGTGGATGTAACTCGGACCAATAATTCACACATTGCAGTGTTTGATTGTTGCTTCTCAACGGACGCATTGGACAAATATGAGTACAAGACATACATGGGAGGTATTGTAGCTCAGCTGCAGGATCATTATCCAGATGCTTCTTTCATGGTTTTTAATTTCAAAGAAGGAGATCACAGGAGCCAAATATCAGATATATTAACGCAGTATGATATGACTGTCATGGATTATCCTCGGAAATATGAGGGGTGTCCTGTATTGCCACTGGAGATGATCAAGCACTTCTTGCGATCCAGTGAGAGCTGGCTTTCAATCGAGGGCCAACAAAATGTACTGTTGATGCACTGTGAGAGGGGTGGGTGGCCTGTACTTGCTTTCATGCTTGCTGGTCTTCTTTTGTACAGAGAACAGTACACCGGTGAGCAGAAGACACTTGACATGGTATACAGGCAAGCTCCTAAGGAACTTCTTTATGTTTTATCACCTCTGAATCCACAGCCATCTCAGCTTAGATATCTTCACTATATCACCAGAAGAAATATTGGCTTAGATTGGCTGCCATCAGATATACCTTTTGCTTTAGATTGTATTATACTCAGGGTCCTTCCTCAATTTGATGGTGGGAGGGGCTGCCGACTGATGGTTCGTGCCTATGGTTTGGACCCTGCTTCACCAACGTCCAATAGGAGTTCTAAACTcctcttttcaacttcaaagACAAAACATCATGGCCGCCTCTACCGACAGGTAATGCTAAGCTTCAAATGTTTGAGACTTACAGGTAATTAGCTGCAATCTGAAGTATTCTGCTGACTTACCCTCTCCAGGAAGAGTGTGCACTGGTGAAAATAGATATCCACTGTCGTGTTCAAGGAGATGTTGTTCTTGAGTGCATCCATTTGGAAGATGATCTAGTTAGGGAAGTAATGATATTCAGGGCTATGTTCCACACGGCATTTATTCGCTCAAATGTTTTGATGTTAACTCGTGATGAAGTTGATGTCCCATGGGATGCAAAAGACCAATTTTCCAGGGAGTTCAAAGCAGAGGTTTGGTATTTATTCCTCTGAACTTGGCCCTTTTTCCTTTATCCTTTAACACGAACTACAGGAGTTGAATAATGCTCATTTCTGTACCAGGTACTCTTTTCGGACGCTGATGCTCTTCCACCTATTATAACCACTGAAGCACCAGACGAGGATGATAATGCAACTGAGGGAGCTTCACCCGACGAGTTCTTTGAGGTGGAAGAGATATTCAGCAATGCTGTTGATGCACAGGATGGAAGAGGGGAATCTGATGCCCATTCAGTTCAAGACAGTATGCAGGATGATGACAACATTGAAACATGGAAAGAAGAGTTGGAGCATCATGCCTTTCAAGATTGTTCATTTGTTGAAGGTCATCGCAAACTAGAAGAAAATATGGATTCTACTCAACAAGCATCAAAAACAAATGGTTTAGGGGATAGGGACCACTTGATTAACTCCGAGGCTGTTATTTCTGATGTTTCTAGTCGCAAAGATTCAGTAGCACAAACATCGGGGGCAAATGTCATGTCACAAGGAGATAATAAGCAAGATATAGAAGGCCCCTTGAGTCAGGAGAGGCAGGGTTCACAGTTTACTGCTGATATCAATAAAGGAAAGAATGAGAAGGCACCTTCATCTCTTAAGAAACAACTAGCATCAAGCTCCAAACTTGCTGTAGATGGGATTGGAcctaaaaataaatctaaacaGAAAGAATCTCAGGGAACTCTGTCTCGACTAGCAAAGCCAAATGCAGTGTCTCGGTGGATCCCTTCTAATAAAGGTTCTTACACTAATTCAATGCATGTGGCATATCCAGCATCAAGGTATAAGAGTGCTCCACCAGCGCTTGCTGTTACAAAGGATTCTCAATCTGGGTTTAAATCAAAATCGCCCTCTCCTCGAGCTTCTTCAGAAGCTAAAATTCTAGCTGGAGCTGGTCGTATTCCAAAGAAACGCTCTTCATGTCCTGCATCATTAGACATGTCAACAACAGTCAAGGAGGCACCTGTTGCAATGACCTATTCATCAGAATCAGTTGAGAGTCAGGCACTTGACCTTCAGGCATCCCCTTCAAGTCCCCTACCTTCATTTCAATATCCAAGTACTTTATCACTTGAATTGCCTCCTATTCAGGAAGCAAGTACTAACATGCCAGCTTCCACAATGCTACCTGAGTCTTCACAGAAAGACCACATTATAACTGCTTCTTTGACCCACCACTCCTCCCCTCCCCCAcctccacccccacccccacctccACCTTCTCAAATCCCATCACataatcaaaatgtcaaatccTTATCACCACCTCCACCTCCACCTCCACCAACAAATAGTTTGAGAAAGACTCAGATAGGTAGCTCTCATATTCAAAATGTCAAATCCTTTTCACCACCACCCCCACCTCCACCTCCGCCTTCCCCTCCATCATCAAATGGCTTGAGAATGGCTCATATGGGTATCTCTCATCCCCCTCCCCCTCCTCCCCCACCTTTACCACCCACATTATCTACTGTACTGAAAGTTGGTAGGGTATTGTCACCAACCCCCTCACCCACTTCTTTGCCAAATGCGGCTTGTGCAGCATCTTCCTTGGTAGCATTAACTCCACCTCCACCTTCACCTCCACATGCACCAAAGCTAGAAAGACTTAGAATATCccctccaccaccaccacctcctCCCCCTCCTCCTCTCCCTATACCTGCAATTTACAGTGCCCCTCCACCACCTCCACCATTTGTGATTGTGCCTGGAGTTCCTTCTTCGCTAACAATGAGTGATCCACCACTTACTTCTTCACCTAAGCTACCTTCTTTACTTGGTGCTTCAGCTTCACCTCCCCCACCTCCTATGCAGGTATCTCCTCCTTCACCACCTTCACAGAATGATTCTGTTCCACCTACCTCAACTCCTTCGCGAAATGCACCTCTCCCACCTTCGCCTCCACCAAGTTCACCTCTATCTACACCTTCACTTCAATCTCCATCAAGTCCACCTCTATCTACACCTTTACCTCCACCTCCACCTCCACCTCCACCCCCACCTGTCTCAACAAATTCTCCAATGCAATTTTTGCCTCCACCTCCACCAAGAAATGATCCGGCCCCAACTCGACCCCCACCTCCAcctccacccccacccccacccccacctgTTTCAAGAAATTCTCCAATATTAATTCTGCCTCCACCTCCTCCACCCTTACTTCCTTCAAGAAATGTTTCGGCACCAACTGCCCCTCCCCCTCCTCCACCCCTTTCGTACAATACTCCACCTTCAATTCTTTGTCCTCATCCTCTTTCCACCCCATCTTCTTTATCTAGAGCACCACCACCGCCTCCTCCCCCTCCTTTGCATCTTGCACCTTTACcatctcctccattgtcagcaGCTCCACCGCCTCCTCCTCCATTACCAGGAGCTCCACCACCACCTCCAGCTCCTCCTCCCCCACCTTGTGGCGGCACTCCAGTTCCTCAACCTCCATTTTATGGCGGCCCACCAGCTCCTCCACCTCCCCCTTACAGTGGCCCACCAGCTCCTCCACCACCCCCTTACGGTGGCCCACCAGCTCCTCCACCACCCCCTTATGGTGGCCCACCAGCTCCTCCACCACCCCCTTACGGTGGCCCACCAGCTCCTCCACCTCCTTCCTACGGTGGCCCACCAGCTCCTCCACCTCCTTCCTACGGTGGCCCACCAGCTCCTCCACCTCCCTCGGGTGGAGGTCCTCCAGCTCCTCCACCTCCCCCTGGTGGTGGAGGAccacctcctcctcctcctcctcctggTGGAGCACCACCTCCTCCACCCCCTCCTGGAGGTGGTGCACCTGGTCCACCTCCTCCACCACCTCCAGGAGGTAGAGCACCGGGTCCACCTCCCCCACCACCTCCAGGAGGTAGTGCACCTGGTCCACCTCCTCCTCCTGGAGCTCCAAGAGCACCAGGTGGTGGACCTCCCCCGCCACCACCATTTGGCGCTAAAGGACCTGGGGCAGCCGGCAGAGGACTTCCTGCGGGGAGAGCTCCAGCGCTTTCACGGTCAAGATCTAATTTAAAACCATTGCACTGGAGCAAGGTAACCAGGGCACTACAGGGAAGCCTATGGGAGGAACTGCAGAGACATGGAGGGCCTCAAATGTATGTTCCATGATTTTTTAGTTTGAAAGTGCTTATATTCAACTTAATTGAAATACTGATAACTTTTGCTCCAAATCAAGTGCACCAGAGTTTGATGTGTCAGAAATTGAGATTCTTTTCTCAGCCACCCCCAAGGCAAGTAGTGCGGGTAAAGCTGGAGCAAAGAAGAAGTCTGCTGATTCTAAGCCAGACAAGGTTCAACTGGTAATTAATACTATTC
Proteins encoded in this region:
- the LOC101259758 gene encoding formin-like protein 20 isoform X6; the encoded protein is MGCKRPIFQGVQSRGLVLFSDADALPPIITTEAPDEDDNATEGASPDEFFEVEEIFSNAVDAQDGRGESDAHSVQDSMQDDDNIETWKEELEHHAFQDCSFVEGHRKLEENMDSTQQASKTNGLGDRDHLINSEAVISDVSSRKDSVAQTSGANVMSQGDNKQDIEGPLSQERQGSQFTADINKGKNEKAPSSLKKQLASSSKLAVDGIGPKNKSKQKESQGTLSRLAKPNAVSRWIPSNKGSYTNSMHVAYPASRYKSAPPALAVTKDSQSGFKSKSPSPRASSEAKILAGAGRIPKKRSSCPASLDMSTTVKEAPVAMTYSSESVESQALDLQASPSSPLPSFQYPSTLSLELPPIQEASTNMPASTMLPESSQKDHIITASLTHHSSPPPPPPPPPPPPSQIPSHNQNVKSLSPPPPPPPPTNSLRKTQIGSSHIQNVKSFSPPPPPPPPPSPPSSNGLRMAHMGISHPPPPPPPPLPPTLSTVLKVGRVLSPTPSPTSLPNAACAASSLVALTPPPPSPPHAPKLERLRISPPPPPPPPPPPLPIPAIYSAPPPPPPFVIVPGVPSSLTMSDPPLTSSPKLPSLLGASASPPPPPMQVSPPSPPSQNDSVPPTSTPSRNAPLPPSPPPSSPLSTPSLQSPSSPPLSTPLPPPPPPPPPPPVSTNSPMQFLPPPPPRNDPAPTRPPPPPPPPPPPPPVSRNSPILILPPPPPPLLPSRNVSAPTAPPPPPPLSYNTPPSILCPHPLSTPSSLSRAPPPPPPPPLHLAPLPSPPLSAAPPPPPPLPGAPPPPPAPPPPPCGGTPVPQPPFYGGPPAPPPPPYSGPPAPPPPPYGGPPAPPPPPYGGPPAPPPPPYGGPPAPPPPSYGGPPAPPPPSYGGPPAPPPPSGGGPPAPPPPPGGGGPPPPPPPPGGAPPPPPPPGGGAPGPPPPPPPGGRAPGPPPPPPPGGSAPGPPPPPGAPRAPGGGPPPPPPFGAKGPGAAGRGLPAGRAPALSRSRSNLKPLHWSKVTRALQGSLWEELQRHGGPQIAPEFDVSEIEILFSATPKASSAGKAGAKKKSADSKPDKVQLVDLRRANNTEIMLTKVKMPLPDMMAAALAMDESILDADQVENLIKFCPTKEEMDLLKGYTGDKELLGKCEQFFLELMKVPRVESKLRVFLFKIQFKAQVTDFKKSLTTVNSACGEQVRSSLKLKEILKKILFLGNTLNQGTARGSAIGFKLDSLLKLADTRATNNKMTLMHYLCQVLASKTPELLDFHESLVSMEAASKIQLKSLAEEMQAIIKGLEKVKKELESSVNDGPVSEIFCKTLKEFIGASEAEVGSLRDLYSVAGRNADALALYFNEDPAKCPFEQVTATLLNFVRLFRKAHEENLKQAEQDKKKVQKEAEMENAEKKQLKKEG